The Cellulophaga sp. RHA19 genome includes the window TTACAGTAATACCTGCAAATGCAGGTACATATGATGTGTATGTATGGGATAATAACGCAGCAGACCCACATTGTGAATATATGGAGACTGTTACAGTTAATCCTGCAACTCCATTAACTTATAATGCGGTACCAACAGATCCTACTTGCCATGATGGTACAGGAACTATAGAAATTACAGTTACTTCTGGTATATCTCCTTACACATATGAAATTATAGATTTAGATAATGGTGGTGCTTCAAATGAAACAACAACCAATGTAATAAACAATACTAAAACATTTTTCAATTTAGCACCTGGTAACTATACAATTAATGTTACAGATGCAAGCGGATGTACAATAGAAACAACTCCTGTATTAATTAATAATCCTGATGAATTAGTTACTGATTTAGAATCTATTTTGTCTGGTAATTGTGACCCTGCAACAGGATTTAGATTTATTAACTATACAACAACATTAAGTGGAACATTAGAATTTAGTCATGATGGTGGTACTACTTGGCAAACATCTGATGAGTTTAATGCTCCTACATACACATTAACTTCTGGTGATGCTGTAGACCCTTCTATTAGAACGGTAGATGCTTCTGGTAATACATTATGTAGATTAGATTTACCAAGATATATTATATCTTATCCGTTAGATAATTTAGACATTACAATTTTACCAATTATAGTAAATTGTAATGAGCTACAAGTAAGTGTACAAGGTAATCAAGGTACTGCACCTTATCAATATACGTATACAGACGATCCTGTTAATTTTGATGCTACTACACCGATTAATCCTTGGACTACTCCTGCAAAGGGACTATCAGATCCTCACACATTTACAGGTTTAATACCAGGTAGAACGTATGTTTTTTATGTAAGGGATGCAAATGGTTGTGTTAGACAAAGTGATGTTAATGTAAACGATATAATTACGTTACCGTTAGAAATTACATCTACTTCTGTACCAGCTTGTTTTGGTACAACTAATGGTAGTATTACATATACAATTACAGATAATGAACTTCCATATGGTACAGAATACAGATGGGAAGTTTTTAATATGATTACAGGTACTCCTGTTTCTGTAGCAAATAGTGGAGGTAACATTCCTTTTTCTTCACCGCAAACAGTTACAGTATCTGGTTTAGGAGCTGGAGAATACTTTATACAAGTTACCGAAAGAGATAGTGGAGTAGATAGTTGTATATCTGCATCAGAAAATCTATTGTTAGAAGAGTTAGACGATATTACAGCAACATTAAATAAAATTCAAGATATTTCTTGTGCTACACCTGGTCTTATTCAAATAGAAAACATCAATGGCGGTGGCGGTACTTATAATTTTACTGTAACTGGTCCTGCACCTTTTACAACTATTACAGGTACTACAGATAATCCAATAGAAATTCCTGCTAATTCACCTGCTGGTACTTATAACGTAACTATTCAAGATCAATATAGTTGTGCTAAAGATTTAGGAGATGTTATAATGACATTAACTCCTAATCCAACCATAGATAGTATAGATATAGATAACTGTGCAATACCAAATACTTTACAAGTAAATGCAACTAGTACTGCAGCACAAATATTATACTCTATAGATGGTGGCGTAACATATTTAGATAATGGAGGTTTATTTACTAATCTTCCGGTTGGTACGTATAACATTTCTATTAAAGATAGTAACGGTTGTATAGCTACAGATAGTGCTACTATTTACCCAATATTAGAGGCTAAAGTTGAGCTTACTAAACTAATGGATTGTACTCCTGGTACTGCAGAAATTACAATTGAAGCTATAAATGGATCTGGAAATTATGATTATGAAATCTCAAATGGTTTAGGAACTGTTGTCGCTAGAACAGCATTAGCAACAAACCCTCTGGTAGCAACAATAACAGTTGTAGAAACATATACTATTACTGTTTATGATAATAATACAAATTGTAACAGAATATTTACAATAGATGTTCCTGCTGCCGTAACCCCAATATTTACACACACATTTACAGATGTTACTTGTAATAGTGCAGATGATGGTACTATAACTTTATACCAAACAGATAATGGAATTAATCCATTAACGTATACAATTACACCTTTAGCTGGTACTTTTGATGCTGCTACAAGCACATTTTCAGACTTACCTCCTAATACATATACAGTAACTGCAACAGGTACAAATGGTTGTACAACAGATATTACTAATATTGTAATTAGTGAACCAAACCCTATTGTAATAGTAGATGCAGATGTTGTAGAATTTGGTTGTACGCCTACAAGTGGTAACACTAATAATAATGCTAGCATTACTATAGATAATACTGCTGCTAATATTACTGGTGGTAGCAATACTTATGTTATTTATGAATTTATAAATGATAACAACACACCTGCAACTGGTGATGATACTGTTGTACAATCTGGTTCTAATAACGTTTATATAGAAACTAATACTGCTGGTGGTTCTTATACTATTAATGTATATGATGATAAAGGTTGTGTTGGCACAATAGAAGCAGATATTGCTCCTTATGATGAATTGTTAACAGCTTCTGCTGCAATTACAGGTGATATTACTTGTGATCCTGGTACAGATGGTGAAATAACTATTACTGCTACATCAAATACAAATGATACTTCTAAATTTGAGTATAGTATTGATAACGGAACAACATGGCAACCTTCAAATGTTTTTGGTGGTTTAGATGTTGGTACTCACAATTTCTTAGTAAGGCATACAGATACTGGTTGTGTTATAACAACATCAGAAACTATAACTAGTCCAGATGTATTAGAATTAGATGCAACTGTATTAAGTAATGTAATTTGTTTTGGTGGTAATGATGGTAGTGTTGAATTTAATTTACATGATGATGCTAATGTTACTTATGCTAATGGTGTGACATTTACCGTGTATGATGCTGTAACAAATAATGTTGTACAAGCTTTAGCCTCTGACTTAGATGGAAACTTTGTTGTTAATAGTTTAGTAGCTGGTAGTTACTACATAGAAGTACAACAAACTCCAGATCCTAGATGTACGTATACACAGGCATTTACTATTGCTGGTCCTAGTGCTGCAATAACAGCTGCTACAGAAGTTACACCAGTAACTTGTATAGGTAATGACGGAGTTATAGAAGTTATTAATGCTGCTGGTGGTTGGGGAGACTATGTTTACTTTGTAGATGTAGCAACTAATCCTGCTCCAGTATACCCAACAGATTATGTTTCTAATCCTAGATTTACTGGTTTATCTGGTGCTGCAGCTCCGGCTGGTACAGATTACCAAGTTTGGATTGCAGATAAAAATGGATGTATTATTCAATTAGCAGATGTTAATTTAGTAGAGCCAACAGATATAACGGCAACTTTACAGGTAAACCAAGAAAATTGTACAAACCTAGAAGGTGAAATTGAAGTAATTAATACTGTAGGTGGACAAGGAAGTAACTATACATACCAACTTATTAAAGATGGTACTGCAGTTGGTTCTCCACAGACTACTACAATATTCTCTGGTTTAGGTGCTGGTTCTTACACCGTATTAATTAATGACCAATGGTCTTGTGATTTTACAACACTTGCAACAGTATTGTATGAAGAAATGAATGTTTCTACTACTGTGGTTAAACCAATAGATTGTACAGTAGATCCAGGCGGACAAATAACAGTGAATGTAACTGGTGGTTCTACAAACTTAGAGTTTGTAGCTACTTTACCAATAAGTAGTACAACAATTACAAATAATGATGGTGTCTTTACTGGTTTAACCGAAGTTGGTATTTATAATTTTATTGTGCGTGATTTAGATACAAATACACCTATTTGCGAAAAACCTGTTACACAAGAATTAACTGATAAGGTAGATCCTATTTTATTGGCTTCAACTATAGAAAATGTTAGTTGTTTTGGTTTATCAGATGGTAGTATAACTGCTAACTTAGATCCTGCTACAAATGTAGATCCTATTTATACTTATAATTTGTATGATGCTACAGGATTAACTTTAATAGCCGGACCACAAACTAGTCCAACTTTTACAGGCTTAGCTGCTGCTTTTTATCAAGTAGAGGTAGTTTCTGCTAAAGAATGTGCTGTTAGAGAAACTGTTGAGGTTACTCAGCCTACAGAATTATTAATAAGTGCAGTTGCAACAGATTTTGCTTGTGCTCCTAACAATACAGTAAATACTGCAACAATTACAGTTACTATAGAAGATGGTGCTACAACACCAGGAACACCTTCAGGTACTAGTCCGTATTTATACAGTATAGATAATGTAAACTTCCAAACAGGAAATACATTTACTGTTACAGATACTGGAGTTGCACAAACAATTACTGTTTATGTTAAAGATGATAATAGTTGTCCGCAAACAACAACGGTAACTATAGAGCCTATTAATACATTTACTGCTGTAGTATCTAAAGATACAGACATATCATGTGCTGGTCCAGAAGAGGTTACTATTACAGTAACAGATAACGGAGATGTTACAAATGTTTATACATATGAGTTGTTGCCAATTGGTAATACAAATGCTACGCAAACAGCAACACCAACTTATAACACTGCAACTTTTGAATTAACTGCTGTTGGTGGTTATGTATTTAGAATTACAGATACAACTACAGGTTGTTATGTAGATACAGATGTATATAACATTGCACCTTATGACTTAATTAAAGTTTCTGCAATAGCGTCATCTCCTGTAACTTGTTTTGGAGATACAAACGGAGAAATTGAAGTAACAGTAACAGATGCTACAGCACCATTTACTTATACAGTTTTAAATGCTGATGGAACTTTAGCTGGTATTAATGGTAATGCTACTACAAATACATTTACTATATCTGGTTTATCTGGTGGTAATTATTATGTAGCAGTAACAGAAGATAATGCTCCTTTTTGTACTGAAGATTCTAATGTAATAACAATAGACTCTCCAGATATGGCATTAACAGCAACATTATCACAAACTGCAGCTGTAACTTGTGATGATAATGCTGGTGAAATAGTAGTACAACCAACTGGTGGTTATGCACCATATGATATTGTTTTAAGAAACAATACTACTGGTGTAGAAACTACTTTTACAGATGTTTCTTCTGCTAGTTTTGTAAGATTAAGTGCTGCTACATATACTGCAACAGTAACAGATGATGCTGGGTGTGATTTTACAGATGACATAACATTAGCCCCTGCAATACCAATTACTGCAGATATTACACCATTAACACAAATGTTAACTTGTTTTGGTGACAGTAACGGTAGTGTTAGTGCAATAAACGTATTAAATGGTGAAGGTGTTTACACGTACCAATTAAATGTTTATGATGATGCTGGTACAACATTACTATATTCTAGTACTCCACAGCCAAACCCAATGTTTAACAACTTAAGTGCGGGTGTATACACAATAACAGTTTCTGACGGATGGAACTGTGATGTAGAAACTATACAAGCGGTTATAACAGAGCCTACAGATATAACTGGTTCTCTAGTTCAAGTATCACAATTAACGTGCGTAGACCCAGCTGAAATAAGATTAACAGCTACTGGTGGTACTGCTCCGTATGAGTTTAGTGTAGATGGTATAAACTTTACACCTATGACAGGTGGAGATACACACACATTTACAGTAACAGATGGTATTTATCAATACTATATAAGAGACAATTTTAACTGTGGTAATATTATTAGTAACCAAGTTTCTATAGATCCTGTACCACCACTACAAATAGTATTAGATGAAACTGCTGTAGTTATAAACTGTAATGGTGAATCTACTGCAAGTATAGATGCAACAGCAATTGGTGGTTTAGGTAACTATTCTTATGAGTTGTTAGATAACCCAACTAGTACAAGTCCGCTACAAGGACCACAGACTACTGGTAATTTTAGAAACCTAGGAATTGGAACTTACTACATAAAAGTAACATCTGATGGTGGTTGTGAAGAAGTATCAAGAGCAATTACTATTACAGAGCCAGCTCCTTTAGTTATAGAGACTGAAGAATTTACAGATGTTTCATGTTTTGGTGAAGAAGATGGTACCATAACTGTTGAGGTTAGTGGTGGAACAGGAGAAATAAAATACTCAATTACACCTAACTTAGATCAGTTTGATACTAAAAACGTATTTACAGACTTGGCTCCTGGAGTATATGATGTTATTGCTCAAGATGAAAAAGGATGTTTTATTGCTTTTGAATTTACAATTGAACAACCAACTGCAATACAATTAAGTGCAACTACAACAGGAGAAACTTGTACAGGTAATGAAGATGGTACAGCTACAGTTACAATAACTGGTGGTACCGCTCCTTACAGAACAAGTATAGATTCTAACGATCCTGCAGATTATGTGTTAGACAGAGTAGATTTCTCTGGATTAACTGCTGGTCCGCATGTAATATTAGTTAAAGATGCTAATGATTGTGATGCAAATATTGTAATAAATATTGCACCTGGTGTTAATTTAAAAGCCACTGCAACACCAATTTATGAGTGTAGTACAGATACACCAACAAATTATTTAGATGTTGTTTTAGAAGACAACACAATAACAGACGTATTATACGGTTTAGATACTACAGATCCTGCTGCTATGCAATTAACACCAGACTTTACAAATATGTCTGCTGGTAATCATTATTTACACATATTGCATGCAAATGGATGTTCTGAAACTATTGACTTTACTGTAGCTGCTTTTGAGCCATTAACACTTGTATTAGAAAATACAAATATTAACGAAATAACGGCAATTGCTGCAGGTGGTAACCCAAAATATACTTTCTATCTAGAAGGAAACAATAATGGGGAAGACAATACGTTCAGAATACGTAAGACTGATACTTATACCGTTGTTGTTGTAGACGAAAATGGTTGTGAAACTACTCAAGATATATTTATTGAGTTCATCGATATAGAAATCCCAAATTTCTTTACACCAAATGGTGATGATGTAAACAACACATGGAAGCCTAAAAACACAGATGGGTTCCCTAATATCTTAACTATTGTCTATGATAGATATGGTAGAGAGTTATATAGAATGGGAGCAGATGATAAAGGTTGGGACGGAACTTATAATAATAAGGAACTACCATCTGGAGATTATTGGTATACTATTAAACTTAAAGATGAAGTAGACGACAGAGAATTTGTTGGACACTTTACATTGTACAGATAAAAAATAAAAGAACTTAACCTATAATTATGCGACTTAAATTAGCAATCTTATCATTATTTGCCGGCACAATGCTGTCAAATGCACAGGAGCTAAATTCCCCACAGCTATCACAATATTTAGCAGATAATCCATTTGTTTTATCACCAACATATGCAGGTATTGGTGATCATGTAAAAATTAGAATGAACGGTCTTGCTCAATGGGTAGGAATAGAAGATGCACCTAGAACACAGTCTTTGGCTGCAGATGCCAGGATTGGTAACAAATCTGGTTTAGGTTTATTTTTATATAATGATAAAAACGGATATACTAAACAACAAGGAGCAAGAATATCTTTTGCTCACCACTTAACTTTAAATAGGTATGAAGATGAGTTTTTATCATTTGGTATATCATACAACTTTAACCAATTTAGATTAGACATACAGGAATTTAACCTTATTGCTAATCCAGATAATGCGGTAACAGATGATAGATCTACAACCAACCATAACTTTGATGTTGGATTTTTGTATAGAAAAAATAAGTTTTATGCGAGTGTTAATGCATCTAACTTAGTAAATAAAGATATAACCAACTTTAATGAAACCTTTGAACCTAACGCATTAAGAAACTACTATATTTATAGTGGTTACAGATACAAAAAAAGTAGAAGTAGTGATTGGGAAATAGAACCATCTGTACTTTATAAAATGTTTGAAAGTGACGGTAGATCTGAAACAGATTTAAACTTAAAATTTAGAAAGTACGATTTTGAAGATTACTACTATGCAGGTGTAAATTACAGATTTTTAAACGATCAAATAGGTAAGCCTTTATATTTAGCTCCTTTTGCAGGTTTAAAAAAAGATAACTATTACTTTGGATATTCTTACCAAATAATTTTAAATGATATTTTAAATTATAGTACAGGTACACATGTTATAACAATTGGTGTAGATTTATTCCAAGGATTAAGTAATTGTAGATGTACTTACTAACTATTTATTAATAGTATTAGTTAAGTTTGCACAACTAAACTAAACCAAATGGGAAAAATAAAAGTAAGTACTATTAAAACATATGCTTACCACGGTTGCTTAAATGAAGAAGCTTTAATTGGTAGTGATTATTTAGTAAACGTAACAGTAGATGCAGATTTAACTAAGGCATCAATATCTGATGAATTAGTAGATACGGTAGACTATGTACATATTAATCATATAGTAAAAGAAGAAATGGCAATAAGATCTAAATTATTAGAACATGTTGCTAAGCGTATAATAGATCGTATTTTTTCTGAGTTACCTATTGTAACAGCATCAGAAGTAACAGTTTCTAAATTAAACCCACCAATAGGAGGAGATGTTGAAATGGTTTCGATAACATTACAATTAACTCGTTAAACTGCGTATTAGTAAATTTTTTATACATCTAAATATATGTACATTTGAACTCTCCCCCCGCACAAATGGCATTGTGGTCGAAATGGATAGACATAATCCCGCAAGGATTAGCATAGTGGTTCGAATCCACTCGATGCCTCGAAAAAAAAATACAAAATTGATTTAAAAAAACTTATTTTCTTATGGATTTATTTTCGTAAGTTTGCAGTCCAAAAATGGCATCGTGGCCGAGTGGCTAGGCAGAGCTCTGCAAAAGCTTGTACAGCAGTTCGAATCTGCTCGATGCCTCAAAAACCTTCACTAACGTGGAGGTTTTTTTGTTTATATACTTATCAATTTTTATATCATATTTAAAATCAAATAATTACATATAATTATATATGATTATATCTACAATAGTTATTTAAAAGATAAGGTAAAATTTATATAGTAATAGTTGAGATATTTCTATATTTTATTTATAATATGAAGTAATCCAATAGACACTAATAATTTATTACTTCCTATAATTTCAAGTAATCTGTTAGATTTTACTATTCTAATTTTTTCACATTCGCTTTTAAACTTAAAGTAATCCATTCCTATTTCATTTAAATAATTACCAGCATAGCTATTTTTATTAGCTAGCATAGCAAAAATTATGTGTTCGGAATTTACTTTTTTATCTAAATAAGTACGAGCATAAAATTTTGAATTTTTTAAAATATCCTCAAACTCTTGGGTTAAATAATATCTATTAACTTTTCTTTCATCATCTGACCTTAAAGTTTCTATTAATTTTTCAAATTGCCAGTTATGAGATTCAAATATTTTATGCGCAAGATTATCAGATTTTAAGGTAGCTATTAAAAAATGAAAAGAAGATATATACCCAGAATTTAAATTTATAGCTACTAGTCTACTATTAGCTATTATTTTTTCTAGTTCAGGATTAAATTCCATTTTTATATACAGTGGTATTTAAAAAAATTATTTTTCTAATAACTCTAACCCTTCTTGTATATTTAATTGATCTTTAGGTAAAAACCCTTTGGTTATAAGTACTAAACCACAGATTACAAGTATAATACCAAGTATTTTTTTAGTTAAAAAAATACGTCTTGGAGTTAGGTACCTTTTTAATTGTTTAGCTAATAATATTTTAAATATATCTGTAATAAAATAAGTTCCTAGCATTGCAGAAAAGAAAACCAAAATTCTGTTTGGATTATTATCTAAACTAGGACCTACTACCAAAATAACGCCCAACCAAAATACTAAAACACCTATGTTTATGAAGTTTAATAAAAAGCCTTTTATAAATAAACTTAGATAAGCACTTTTATTAGATTTAAGTGTTGTTGGTTTTTCTTTAACTGGCTTTTTTATGATTACAATTACCCCATAAACTAGTAGTATAACTCCACCAAAAATATATAATCCTGGTAAATTACTTAAATTTTCTAGTAGCTGATAACTACTAAAATAAGCAACAGTTAAAAATAAAATATCGGCTAGTATTACACCAAAGTCAAAAACCAACGCAGCTCTAAACCCTTTAACAGCACTAGTTTCTAGAAGAACAAAAAAAACAGGACCAATCATAAAGCTTAAAAAAAAGCCTAATGGTATTGCTGCCTGTATATCATCTAACATGTAGTAATTTTTCTATTTTCTAATAATTTTACCTCCAAAAACAGTTTTTTCATCCATTTTTAATGGGTCGCCATAAACTAAAACTTCACCACCTGCTTTTACAGTTGCTTGCACATAATTTGTAGCATTAATTTCTGCATTACCACCTGCATTAACGCTAATAGTAGTAAGTTCGGTTTTTAAATTTTTACCGTAGTAAATACCACCAGTATTAATTTTTATGTCCTGGTTTTTTGCAGATCCTTTTGATGTTATAACACCACCAGTAACAGATTTTATTAATAACTGAGTAACTTCAGCATCAATAATTAATTCGCCACCTTCTTGAGATTTTAACTCTAATAAATCTTGTTTAATAGTTTCATTAGAGCTAATTCTGGCATCTTCATTTACATCTATAACAGCTAAAATATCTGTATAATAAACATCTACAAAAGTTCTATAACCACTAAAAATTTTATCTAATTGCATACGGAGTTTTAAAACTCCGTCGTTATTAACAATTGAAACTTTTTGTGTATTAGCTCCTGTTATAACAGCTTCATTTTTAGTAGATTTAATAAGATTTACAGATAAACCATCAAAAGCCTTAACCTCTGTAAAGCTTTCTAGTTGTAATGTAATTTTTTCGTTTTGTGCATTTACTAAACTAAAAGTAAATAGTAAAAACGTAAATAAGGTTAACTTATTCATTTTGTTATTTTTAGGTATAATTCCTAATCTAATTTACAAATTTCGTTCCAAAAATACTTTATTCTGCCTTTCTAAGTAACGAAAAATCTAAATGTCTTTTTACTAAATCTGTACTTTTAACCATAACTACAACTTGCTCTCCTAATTGGTAGCTGTTGTTTGTACGTTGTCCTATGATAGAATAGCTTTTTTCATCAAAAGTGTAGTAATCGTCCTTAATATCTCTTATACGTACCATACCCTCGCACTTATTATCTATAATTTCTACATAAATACCCCATTCTGTTACTCCAGATATTACTCCTACAAATTCAGAATCTTTATGGTCATCCATAAATTTAATTTGCATGTATTTTATAGAATCTCTTTCTGCACTAGATGCAAGACCTTCCATATCTGATGAATGTTTACATTTTTCTTCATAAACATCTTGTTTAGCACTTGCACCACCATCTAAATAATGTTGTAATAAACGGTGTACCATTACATCTGGATATCTACGAATAGGTGATGTAAAATGCGAGTAATAATCAAAAGCTAAACCGTAATGGCCAATATTATCTGTAGTATAAATTGCTTTACTCATACTACGTATAGCAAGCGTATCTACTAAATTTTGTTCTTTTTTTCCTTTTACGTCTTCTAGTAATTGGTTTAAAGATTCACTTATAGATTTTTTACTTTTAAAATCTAATTTATGACCAAATCTAGAAATTATGCCATTTAAATTAGCTAGTTTTTCTTCGTTTGGCTCATCATGAACTCTATAAATAAATGTTTTTTCTGGTTTTTGTTTACCAATAAATTCAGCTACTTTTCTGTTAGCTAATAACATAAATTCTTCAATAAGCTTGTTGGCATCTTTAGACTCTTTAAAGTAAACGCCAGTAGGGTTAGCATCATTATCTAGACTAAACCTAACTTCTACTTTATCAAAAGATATGGCTCCGGCTTTCATACGTTTACCACGCATAATTTTTGCTAATTTATCTAATGTAAGCGTAGCTTCAACAATATCATTACTAACACTATAAGCGCCATTTTCTCTAATAGAAATAGCTTCAGGAATTGTATTTTCTCCCGTTTCAATTATATGTTGTGCTTCTTCATACGCAAAACGTTCGTTAGAATTTGTTACTGTTCTACCAAACCATTGGTTAATAAGTGTTGCTTTTTCATCGATCTCAAAAACAGCAGAAAACGTATATTTTTCCTCATTTGGTCTTAAAGAACAAGCATTATTAGATAAAACTTCTGGTAACATTGGTACCACACGGTCTACTAAATATACAGATGTTGCCCTGTCATAAGCCTCATCGTCTAAAATAGTATCTGGTTGTAGGTAATGAGATACATCTGCAATATGAATTCCTATTTCATAATTGCCATTTTCTAATTTTACAAAAGATAATGCATCATCAAAATCCTTTGCATCTTTAGGATCTATAGTAAAG containing:
- a CDS encoding PorP/SprF family type IX secretion system membrane protein; translated protein: MRLKLAILSLFAGTMLSNAQELNSPQLSQYLADNPFVLSPTYAGIGDHVKIRMNGLAQWVGIEDAPRTQSLAADARIGNKSGLGLFLYNDKNGYTKQQGARISFAHHLTLNRYEDEFLSFGISYNFNQFRLDIQEFNLIANPDNAVTDDRSTTNHNFDVGFLYRKNKFYASVNASNLVNKDITNFNETFEPNALRNYYIYSGYRYKKSRSSDWEIEPSVLYKMFESDGRSETDLNLKFRKYDFEDYYYAGVNYRFLNDQIGKPLYLAPFAGLKKDNYYFGYSYQIILNDILNYSTGTHVITIGVDLFQGLSNCRCTY
- the rnr gene encoding ribonuclease R; amino-acid sequence: MTKNKKGPKNQDRNFITKGIFTVLEKDPTASYNYKQIAAKLGITDANKRNILVKRLVQLKEKKRIIEESRGKYKAVARDTKTYHTGKVDITSKGNAYIVIEGLDDDVFISSNKLKKAFHRDIVEVYIFPRRKGRKLEGEITKIVERNKTSFVGIVQLQKNYAFVTSTDFRMYTDFFIPKDKINNAQDGDKVIVKMSDWPDDADSPYGEITEVLGKPGEHNTEIHSILAEYGLPYQFPLEVENYANKIDTSIKPEEIAKRRDMRDTLTFTIDPKDAKDFDDALSFVKLENGNYEIGIHIADVSHYLQPDTILDDEAYDRATSVYLVDRVVPMLPEVLSNNACSLRPNEEKYTFSAVFEIDEKATLINQWFGRTVTNSNERFAYEEAQHIIETGENTIPEAISIRENGAYSVSNDIVEATLTLDKLAKIMRGKRMKAGAISFDKVEVRFSLDNDANPTGVYFKESKDANKLIEEFMLLANRKVAEFIGKQKPEKTFIYRVHDEPNEEKLANLNGIISRFGHKLDFKSKKSISESLNQLLEDVKGKKEQNLVDTLAIRSMSKAIYTTDNIGHYGLAFDYYSHFTSPIRRYPDVMVHRLLQHYLDGGASAKQDVYEEKCKHSSDMEGLASSAERDSIKYMQIKFMDDHKDSEFVGVISGVTEWGIYVEIIDNKCEGMVRIRDIKDDYYTFDEKSYSIIGQRTNNSYQLGEQVVVMVKSTDLVKRHLDFSLLRKAE
- a CDS encoding head GIN domain-containing protein — encoded protein: MNKLTLFTFLLFTFSLVNAQNEKITLQLESFTEVKAFDGLSVNLIKSTKNEAVITGANTQKVSIVNNDGVLKLRMQLDKIFSGYRTFVDVYYTDILAVIDVNEDARISSNETIKQDLLELKSQEGGELIIDAEVTQLLIKSVTGGVITSKGSAKNQDIKINTGGIYYGKNLKTELTTISVNAGGNAEINATNYVQATVKAGGEVLVYGDPLKMDEKTVFGGKIIRK
- a CDS encoding Clp protease N-terminal domain-containing protein, yielding MEFNPELEKIIANSRLVAINLNSGYISSFHFLIATLKSDNLAHKIFESHNWQFEKLIETLRSDDERKVNRYYLTQEFEDILKNSKFYARTYLDKKVNSEHIIFAMLANKNSYAGNYLNEIGMDYFKFKSECEKIRIVKSNRLLEIIGSNKLLVSIGLLHIINKI
- a CDS encoding LysE family translocator — its product is MLDDIQAAIPLGFFLSFMIGPVFFVLLETSAVKGFRAALVFDFGVILADILFLTVAYFSSYQLLENLSNLPGLYIFGGVILLVYGVIVIIKKPVKEKPTTLKSNKSAYLSLFIKGFLLNFINIGVLVFWLGVILVVGPSLDNNPNRILVFFSAMLGTYFITDIFKILLAKQLKRYLTPRRIFLTKKILGIILVICGLVLITKGFLPKDQLNIQEGLELLEK
- the folB gene encoding dihydroneopterin aldolase translates to MGKIKVSTIKTYAYHGCLNEEALIGSDYLVNVTVDADLTKASISDELVDTVDYVHINHIVKEEMAIRSKLLEHVAKRIIDRIFSELPIVTASEVTVSKLNPPIGGDVEMVSITLQLTR